One Pyrus communis chromosome 4, drPyrComm1.1, whole genome shotgun sequence genomic region harbors:
- the LOC137732548 gene encoding MLP-like protein 31 yields the protein MAQIAKMEVQAEIKASADKFYEIFLSKGYLLPKMCPNVIKDLQVIQGDWGSVGSVKQWTYFAAGNVSEVSRETIEAIDEKNKSVTFRTVGGQLTKYYKSFKATVQVTPKVSGGCSSSSVKWTVEYEKLTEGVPVPQKYMDFLVLLTNSIDAHLLNNKLIN from the exons ATGGCTCAAATAGCAAAGATGGAGGTCCAGGCTGAGATTAAAGCCAGTGCCGACAAGTTCTACGAAATCTTTCTTAGCAAAGGGTACCTGTTGCCCAAGATGTGCCCTAATGTCATAAAGGACCTTCAGGTCATCCAAGGTGACTGGGGCTCTGTGGGCTCAGTCAAGCAATGGACTTACTTTGCTGCAG GCAATGTTTCTGAGGTTTCTAGAGAGACAATTGAAGCCATAGATGAGAAAAACAAATCAGTGACTTTCCGAACAGTAGGAGGACAGTTGACGAAATACTACAAGAGTTTCAAGGCTACGGTTCAAGTCACACCAAAGGTTAGTGGGGGATGCAGCAGCTCATCAGTGAAATGGACCGTCGAGTATGAGAAGTTGACGGAGGGTGTTCCGGTTCCTCAGAAGTACATGGACTTTTTGGTCCTTCTGACTAACAGTATTGATGCCCACCTTctcaataataaattaattaattag